From a region of the Kwoniella mangroviensis CBS 8507 chromosome 1 map unlocalized Ctg01, whole genome shotgun sequence genome:
- a CDS encoding chaperone DnaK, which produces MAYPRRTIRPSRRSTSSSLMSRITLFAFVLIAVICFLPVGYQVRAEDKEVDVGTVIGIDLGTTYSCVAVHKGGKVEIIANDQGNRITPSWVAFTEEERLIGDAAKNQASNNPENTVFDAKRLIGRSADDSDVKKDQKHWPFKVVNKSGKPMIQVNHKGDLKEFTPEEISAMVLTKMKETAEAYLGHKVTHAVVTVPAYFNDAQRSATKDAGTIAGLTVLRIVNEPTAAAIAYGLDRTGKAESQIIVYDLGGGTFDVSLLSIEDGVFEVLATAGDTHLGGEDFDNRVIDYLVKQYKRKTDVDVSKNNRAMGKLKREVEKAKRTLSSQMSTKIEIEAFEGGNDFSETLTRAKFEELNMDLFRKTMKPVEQVLKDAGVKKEEIDDIVLVGGSTRIPKVQQLLKEYFNGKEPSKGINPDEAVAYGAAVQGGILSGEEGSSGVLLIDVCPLTLGIETTGGVMTKLIGRNSVVPTKKSQIFSTAVDNQPTVRIQVYEGERSMTKDNNILGEFDLNDIPPAPRGVPQIEVTFEIDANGILKVSAMDKGTGKSKSITITNDKRRLSAEEIERMVQEAEEFADEDAAVKKKIEAQNSLQNFVYSMKSQVADKEGLGGKLSEDDKETILSAIKEKTEWLEENPSAEAEDYEDQLSELQAAVAPITAKLYGGAGGSSYDDDQQPFSHDEL; this is translated from the exons ATGGCTTatccaagaagaacaatCCGTCCGTCGAGACGATCAACGTCTTCGTCGTTGATGTCAAGAATAACATTATTCGCTTTCGTCCTCATCGCCGTCATCTGCTTCTTACCTGTAGGCTATCAGGTCAGAGCAGAGGACAAGGAGGTAGATGTTGGTACTGTCATTGGTATTGATTTGGGTACGACTTATTCTTGTGTTGC CGTTCACAAAGGTGGAAAGGTAGAAATCATCGCCAACGACCAAGGAAACCGTATCACTCCATCATGGGTAGCATTcacagaggaagaacgatTGATCGGTGACGCAGCTAAGAATCAGGCATCCAACAACCCCGAGAACACCGTGTTCGACGCTAAGCGTCTGATCGGTAGATCGGCGGATGATTCGGAtgtcaagaaagatcagaaaCATTGGCCTTTCAAGGTTGTTAACAAGAGTGGGAAACCAATGATTCAAGTTAACCATAAAGGTGACCTTAAGGAATTC ACTCCTGAGGAGATTTCCGCTATGGTCTTGACTAAAATGAAGGAGACCGCCGAAGCTTACCTTGGTCACAAAGTCACTCACGCTGTTGTCACTGTCCCTGCCT ACTTCAATGACGCCCAACGATCTGCTACCAAGGATGCTGGTACCATCGCTGGTCTTACCGTGCTCCGAATCGTTAACGAACCTACCGCCGCTGCTATTG CCTACGGTCTTGACCGAACTGGTAAAGCTGAATCTCAAATCATTGTTTACGATCTCGGAGGTGGTACCTTTGAtgtctcccttctttccatcgaAGATGGTGTATTTGAAGTGTTGGCTACTGCCGGTGATACTCActtgggtggtgaagattTCGACAACCGAGTTATCGACTACCTCGTCAAACAATACAAGAGGAAGACCGACGTTGACGTCAGCAAGAACAACAGAGCTATGGGTAAACTCAAGAGAGAAGTTGAAAAGGCCAAGAGAACCTTGTCTTCTCAAATGAGTACcaagattgagattgaagcttTCGAAGGTGGTAACGATTTCTCAGAG ACCCTCACCCGAGCTAAATTTGAGGAACTCAACATGGATCTCTTCCGAAAGACCATGAAACCCGTCGAACAAGTTCTCAAGGATGCTGGTGttaagaaggaagaaattgatgat ATCGTTCTCGTCGGTGGTTCTACTAGAATCCCCAAAGTCCAACAACTCCTCAAGGAATACTTCAACGGCAAAGAACCTTCCAAAGGTATCAACCCTGATGAAGCCGTTGCCTACGGTGCTGCTGTTCAAGGTGGTATCCTTTCCGGTGAAGAGGGAAGCAGTGGTGTCCTTTTGATCGATGTCTGTCCTTTGACTCTTG GTATCGAGACTACCGGTGGTGTTATGACCAAACTCATTGGCCGAAACTCTGTTGTCCCAACCAAGAAATCTCAAATCTTCTCCACTGCCGTCGACAACCAACCTACTGTCCGAATCCAAGTTTACGAAGGTGAACGATCCATGACCAAGGACAACAACATTCTCGGTGAATTTGATCTCAACGATATCCCACCTGCTCCTCGAGGCGTCCCTCAAATCGAAGTTACATTCGAGATCGACGCCAACGGTATCCTCAAGGTATCCGCTATGGACAAGGGAACCGGTAAATCTAAGtctatcaccatcaccaacGATAAACGACGATTATCTGCCGAAGAAATCGAGCGAATGGTCCAAGAAGCCGAAGAATTTGCTGATGAGGATGCCGCtgtcaagaagaagatcgaagcGCAAAACTCCCTCCAGAACTTTGTCTACTCTATGAAATCCCAAGTTGCCGACAAGGAAGGTCTTGGTGGTAAACTATCAGAAGATGACAAGGAGACCATCCTCTCGGctatcaaggagaagactGAATGGCTCGAGGAGAACCCATcagccgaagctgaagattaCGAGGATCAATTATCTGAACTTCaagctgctgttgct CCTATCACCGCTAAACTCTATGGTGGTGCCGGTGGTTCATCGTACGATGACGACCAACAGCCTTTCAGCCACGATGAATTATAA